A genomic stretch from Oryzias latipes chromosome 24, ASM223467v1 includes:
- the LOC101169257 gene encoding L-threonine 3-dehydrogenase, mitochondrial — MPVIRTLSKVAKQALMGTPGCGCQPLTVAVRSISFSPRQVTSDASFHSVSFSETDHPKVLITGGLGQLGVGLAKLLRMRYGKNNVILSDIRKPPNSVFHSGPFIYSDILDYKNLREIVVNNRITWLVHYSALLSAVGEANVALARSVNITGLHNILDIAAEHGLRLFVPSTIGAFGPTSPRNPTPDLCVQRPRTIYGVSKVHAELMGEYYHHRYGLDFRCLRYPGIISADSTPGGGTTDYAVQIFHDAIKTGKFECNLKPDTRLPMMYIDDCLRATLEVMEAPADTLSMRTYNINAMSFTPEELTRELQKQMPELEVSYEIDPVRQAIADSWPMNFDDSNARKDWGWKHDYDLPELVQTMLNYFREETRMARVN, encoded by the exons ATGCCTGTCATCAGAACCCTCAGCAAAGTGGCCAAGCAGGCCCTAATGGGCACCCCTGGGTGTGGATGCCAGCCTTTAACGGTGGCTGTGCGCAGCATCAGCTTCTCCCCTCGCCAGGTGACCTCTGATGCAAGCTTCCACTCTGTGTCTTTCTCTGAAACAGACCACCCCAAGGTGCTTATCACTG GTGGGCTCGGGCAACTTGGAGTCGGACTGGCCAAACTACTGAG GATGAGGTACGGAAAGAACAATGTTATTCTGTCAGACATCAGGAAGCCACCAAACAGCGTTTTTCACAGTG GGCCTTTCATTTACTCCGACATCCTGGACTACAAGAACCTCCGGGAAATTGTGGTAAACAACCGCATCACTTGGCTGGTTCACTACAGCGCTCTTCTCAGTGCTGTAGGAGAGGCTAACGTGGCTTTGGCACGCTCCGTTAACATTACTG GGCTTCACAACATCCTTGACATTGCAGCAGAACATGGCTTGCGTCTGTTTGTCCCCAGCACCATTGGTGCCTTTGGCCCCACCTCCCCTCGCAACCCCACGCCAGATCTGTGTGTGCAGAGACCACGCACGATCTACGGTGTTTCCAAAGTCCACGCTGAGCTAATGGGAGAG TATTACCACCATCGCTATGGTCTGGACTTCCGCTGTCTTCGCTACCCAGGAATCATCTCTGCTGACTCCACACCAGGAGGTGGAACAACAG ACTATGCCGTCCAGATCTTCCACGACGCCATCAAAACGGGGAAGTTTGAGTGCaacttgaaacccgacacccgGCTGCCTATGATGTACATCGACGACTGTCTGCGTGCAACTCTGGAAGTGATGGAGGCACCAGCTGACACTCTCAGCATGAGAACTTACAACATCAACGCCATGAGTTTCACTCCTGAAGAACTGACTCGGGAGCTCCAGAAGCAGATGCCAGAGCTGGAGGTCTCATATGAGATCGACCCAGTGCGGCAGGCGATCG CGGACAGCTGGCCAATGAACTTTGATGACTCCAACGCCAGGAAGGACTGGGGCTGGAAACACGACTATGATCTTCCAGAACTGGTCCAGACTATGCTCAACTACTTTAGAGAGGAAACGCGCATGGCTCGAGTTAACTGA